A window of Oncorhynchus keta strain PuntledgeMale-10-30-2019 unplaced genomic scaffold, Oket_V2 Un_contig_8314_pilon_pilon, whole genome shotgun sequence contains these coding sequences:
- the LOC127926787 gene encoding transmembrane protein 266-like, which produces MANPHDVVEQQAGGLSDLEIISQPDPVEEHGVQEMDPSCMPPVQLVSFGYRDLPLAHLDLSLAGSQLLSNLDEDDNREG; this is translated from the exons ATGGCTAACCCTCA TGACGTGGTGGAGCAGCAGGCTGGAGGCCTATCAGACCTGGAGATCATCTCCCAGCCAGACCCAGTGGAGGAGCATGGTGTGCAGGAGATGGACCCTTCCTGCATGCCTCCTGTCCAGCTGGTCAGCTTCGGCTACAGGGACCTTCCTCTGGCCCACCTGGACCTCTCCCTGGCCGGATCACAGCTCCTCTCTAACCTGGATGAGGACGACAACAGGGAAGG